In the Phaseolus vulgaris cultivar G19833 chromosome 7, P. vulgaris v2.0, whole genome shotgun sequence genome, one interval contains:
- the LOC137829395 gene encoding uncharacterized protein: protein MEGGGDGWFQEEVRWKLGRGDKVRFWEDVWIGDSSLKSLLHRLFSLSVNQEQKVEDVGEWEGTDWRWRLEWRRDRFEWETELEGNLLDYILRANVNKNISDIRVWGEEELEKYSVNIAYNHLAKRPGATHHYAFEYLWKAKAFPNVLMTAWRALLNRIPTMENLSRRGVQMNS from the coding sequence ATGGAGGGAGGTGGTGATGGGTGGTTTCAAGAAGAGGTACGGTGGAAACTAGGTAGGGGAGATAAGGTTAGattctgggaggatgtgtggatTGGGGACTCAAGCCTCAAATCTTTGCTCCATAGACTGTTCTCCCTGTCGGTAAATCAAGAGCAAAAGGTTGAAGATGTAGGGGAGTGGGAAGGCACGGATTGGAGGTGGAGGTTAGAATGGAGACGGGatagatttgagtgggaaaCCGAATTGGAAGGAAACTTGTTGGACTACATACTAAGGGCTaatgtaaataaaaacataagtGATATTCGAGTGTGGGGGGAGGAGGAACTGGAGAAGTATTCCGTCAACATAGCATATAATCACCTAGCAAAGCGACCCGGAGCTACGCATCATTATGCCTTTGAGTACCTTTGGAAAGCTAAAGCATTTCCCAATGTGTTGATGACAGCTTGGAGGGCATTGTTAAATAGAATCCCAACAATGGAGAATCTTAGTAGAAGAGGAGTTCAGATGAACTCATAG